Proteins found in one Mercenaria mercenaria strain notata unplaced genomic scaffold, MADL_Memer_1 contig_4151, whole genome shotgun sequence genomic segment:
- the LOC128553658 gene encoding cell death abnormality protein 1-like has product MASVLRVQKTAQGVADIITVRRAKQCKGDFYTTNCSVACSPSCKTENSKQTCRLNDGYCLNECEHNFWGSLCDQSCPVGCTENGSSPICERSNGTCKHGCKEGYKGGQCDIFAATSKTTVRSKDTSQSTPTSSVKETTQSTDDGMSESQKDNKKIIIIGSTAGGGVLVLTLVIVIIVCVKKR; this is encoded by the exons ATGGCTTCTGTTCTCCGTGTCCAGAAGACTGCACAAGGTGTAGCGGATATAATAACTGTACGTCGTGCAAAACAG TGTAAAGGTGACTTTTACACTACCAACTGTAGCGTCGCTTGTAGTCCATCATGTAAAACAGAAAACAGTAAACAAACATGCAGACTAAATGATGGATATTGTTTGAATGAATGTGAACACAATTTCTGGGGCTCGTTATGTGATCAGTCTTGCCCAGTCGGTTGTACTGAAAACGGTTCATCTCCGATATGCGAGAGAAGCAACGGGACATGTAAACATGGATGTAAGGAAGGATACAAAGGAGGCCAATGCGATATATTTGCTGCTACAAGTAAAACAACTGTGAGATCCAAAG ACACTTCGCAGTCTACTCCAACAAGTTCCGTCAAAGAAACTACACAGTCTACAGATGATGGAATGTCTGAATCACAGAAagacaataaaaaaataatcatcatAGGTTCTACAGCAGGCGGCGGTGTCCTAGTTTTGACACTGGTTATCGTTATTATTGTTTGTGTCAAGAAAAGAAG